The Arvicola amphibius chromosome 4, mArvAmp1.2, whole genome shotgun sequence genome includes the window CTGCCCTGAGTGGGTGCATCCTGGTCAGACTATAGATCCTATGCAGGGACTGGCTCAGTGGGAGACCAGGTGATGCCCATCACTGGCTTGACCACCCTGTCCAAAGTGAGTACTGCCCTCAGAGGGCTGGCTGGTGTGGATCCACTGTTCCATGGCCTCGAGCAGATcaggaactctgaggaaactgctgGAAGTCAGGATGTGGAATAGCTTTCTCCAGTACCCTGTGAgagaccagagagatggttcagaattGAAATGGAGAGCCTCCAAGCCCATTCTAGAGAGGTGACATAGGACTGACTTGGGTGGGCGACTCCAGGTGTGTCCCTTCCCAAGCCGACAGGCATAGGACAATGTCCGTAGGCAGAGGACTCTGGAGAAGAGCTCTCAAGACTTCAGTGGGTCGGTCTAGCCTGGGGCTCAGCCACAAGTAGCTGAgtaagttttctttctgttaacaCAATTCGAGGATGGGGCAGGCTGTGGGGGCCTGAGGGAGGACACAGCCTTGTCAAACAGTAGTGTTAGCCTGGCCCCTCACCACATGTCTATCTTACTCTGGAGATGGCTCCTAAAACATCAGGCAGCCACCTGCATGGGGTAGGGTCAGCCCTGGATGCCATACCCAAAGGACAAGGATTCCAGAGGCAAAGCTGCCGTTCAGTTAGgagcaggggaaggagaaaacctCTCAGAAATTAAGACACCATGATGAGCAGGCGAGGTCAGGACCCTCCATTACCCAATCAGAATGGCCGGGATGAAGAGGAGGCCAGCTCCCAGGAGGAAGGGGAAGCCCTTCATGAAGTTCAGAGTGGCTGGGTAGAGTGAGTTGAAGACGCTAGAGGCCACCAACATGGCCAAGCTGTTCACACAGGCCACCGCAGAAAAGAGAGCACCTGGAAGAGAAGAGATGCCATACCCAGGGTCAAGGGAGGGCAGTGCCACctcaccagctgtgtgacctgggcGAGACACCTGGCCTCCCTCACCTGTGCCTCCTACTCAGTGCTGTGGTAAAGACTCAATGACGTTACACACGGGAAGTGCCTGGCAGAGGGGCTGTTAGGCACATAGCTGTCAACTGTTATTAAATTCACAGAAAAGCCTGCGTGGGGcctcttacttaaaaaaaaaaaccctactttatttaatgtgtatgggtgctctgcctgcatgtgtgcccccgtgccacgtgcatgcctggtgcccttggagactggaagagggcgtcagagcttctggaaatggagttacaggggTTGTGAGTCACTACGTGGGTGTTGGGACTGGCAcccacatcctctgcaagagcagccagtgtgatTAAACGCTGAACCGTCTCTGCAGCCCCAGCCTGGTTTGTTTTAAGAAATGGTCTCGGGTTGCCCTTAAACTTGTagccctcctgtctcagcctcgaATGCTAAGATTACAAGGCAGTACCACCATGacggcttctttaaaaaaaatgtgttattacGTTCACGTCACTTGTGCCAGGCAtgtgtgtggcggtcagaggacaactttcagcaGCTGGCTCTCTTCTCCCATGTGGGCCCTAGATAGCGAGCCCGGGTCATCACGTGCGGCGGCAAGAGCTCAAAAGCCTGCCGAGCCTTGCCAGCTACACGTGATGTCTACGAGAGCGTGCCGGCTTTCCCCTCCTGAAGCGTCATTTGATCCCATGTTCCACACTCACAGCCGTACCATCACTGAGGAGCTGAACTTCCTGGGTCGCTGCTCCGCCTTCTGTGTATGAAGGACAAGAGCTACTACGTGGACTGCCAGTAGTTTTAAAATGGAGAGCACCTATCACAGGTGGCCTCCGAGAGGGGCCTGCTATTTTCCCACAGTGGGTACAGTGAAACGTGCTGGGTGGGAAAGGTCCACTGCGTGCAAACATGGTGAAACGCAACTGTAatgccagctcttgggaagctgaggcaggaggattttacttcaaggccagtttgggctacttAGCaagaagaccctgtttcaaaataaacaaaagcaaaagtatatTGAATGAATGAGGCATTTCAGCAGACACCCAAGCCTGTGCCAGAACCCAGCTTTGTAACCCAGTTGTTGCAAAGCGAGCAACAAcacaacagatacagagacccagcTGCCAGACTCGAAGGGTCTACAGTGTCCCAGGGAATAAAGGCCTGATGtgacagatgaagaaacaggTCCAGAACAAGCCAGAGCTGGAGCCCAGCTACAAGACCAAGTGCTCTTAAAAACACATGGAACGGAGGTGCGCGCAGggaagggtgtgtgtgagtgtgtgtgtgtagctgggtgaGCACCAATGCTaccatgaggaccagagttcggatACCACATGAAAGCTAAGTGGGTGTAGCGggcacctgtaatctcagggcttgagaggtggagacaggaaatccACGAGGCAAGTAGTTAGCTAGACTGCCCAAGTCAAAGACTCCATGTTCCTCAAAACACTGAAGTCACATACATGTGAacgcatatacatatgcacacacgcatccCTATCCCATTATTTACCGAGCAACCTTGAAGAACTCAGTTTAACCCTCTAGGCCTCTCTTTCTTCATCTGACAACTGGGAACAATGAAATCTCTGACATAGGTTGTTTATTCCCTCTGGGCCTGCATCCTCTGACCCCCAGCATGGCAGGAAACCCTGGTATCATCACACCCACTTCACAGATGGGAAAGACGAGGTCTGAAGAGATAagctctgctgtgctgctgtggttaCTCAGAACTGCATTCTGCTCTACCGATAGCAATCTTAGTTCTGAGGCACAAAACCCCACAGCATCGGTCCCTAGCCAGCTCTGAGCACCTGGTAGAAGAGCATCTGTCTTGGCTGCTCACTCCTCCAGGTTTGAGGGCAGAAGGCAGACCCTCCTTGGCCAGAACTGCCCATCCAGGCAACACTGGACATGAGGGACCAGGGACAGATGACTCTGACACTCACCGTGCTCCGACTCGCTCACCAGCTTGGAAAGCTTGGCCCGGATGACAGGTGTAATCACCAGTGACAGGAAAAGCAAGCCATATCCTGCAAGAGAAACACTAGTCAGGAAAGAGCCATCAAGGGCGGGTGTCCTGAGAGCAGCTGGGCTCCTACATACAGCCCAGGAAGGGCAGATGTGGACCCAAGAGGAAAGGACAGCAATTTTCCTCAGCTCACCGGTGCATCTGCTCACTCTTTCTAAATGAGAGCTAAGCCCTACCAACTGCTTCTTCAGAACACCTCCAGTGGCCGCGTGGCACTACAAGGGAGATGACAGGACCCAGAAAATGAGCATGGGCTTTGGGGTtggccctgagttcaaaccctgttACCACTGCTTACTGTGTGCGTGTGTTACCTTGTCAGAGGGTGGTTGACCAACAGCCTCAAAGACAGGCCCTGAACCTGTGACCTGTCTTCTGTGGTAAATGAGTCTCTACAGGTTTAAGCAGGAAGGACCTTCAGGGAAGCTCTCCCTTCTATCAGACTGATAAAGATGGGCCCGGTCTCAAAGGAGGCCTACCACAGCAGTCTCAAGCCTATGGGATAGAGCCTCAGTGTCCTTGAGGGAGCAGGGACATTCTGATTTCAGCCCGGGCCTCTAGCACTGAGAGACTACCAGCTACACAGTATGTGGGAATTTCCTTCAGCCACCCTGGGATAAGGAGGTGGCATCGATGAAGGACGAGAGTTGAGGGCATACCATGTGAGTTCCTTTGCTCCTGCCATCCAGCTACCTATAGGCATACGATGTTTGCAATTCTGCTGAGACTCTGTGGTACAACATCTTTATCTCAGCACTTCTGAAGGCTGTGGCCTTCAGTGAATGGTCCCCATTCCCTGTGGCTTCACTGTTGGTCCAGCAGCAGAGTTAACATAGCTGCTGGCTATCAAGACAGATGACTGCACAATGCAAATCCAGGCTCCAGCaagaatactttttatttttagaaagttaacctctggggctggagagatggctctgtggttaagagcactgattgctcttcctgaggacccaggttcaattcccagcaaccacatggcagctcgcaactccagttccagggcatctggcaccctcacacagatatgcaggcaaaacaccaatgcacataaaatttttaaaaaagaaagttaacttCTTCATTTTCCAGCCAGCTGCCCTTTTCAGGAGAGTGGCGAGGGGAGCAGCctcaagaggaagggaaagaagaggaagcgAGTCAGCAGGAATGTCAGAAAGTCTGGCGTcttaacaaacacaaaagaaggcagagtaaggttGTTAAGGCCTGTGAGTCcctgggagatagaggcaaaaggatcgcaagttcaaagtcatcttcagctacacagaaaaTCACTTGGCCAAGTCTGAACTTGtctctaaacaaataaacaaggatCCCTGAGGAAGGGCCCTGTGATTCTTATCCAAGAGCCAAGGATCAAGACATTAGCAACATGGACTTTGCTTAAGAACACTGTAAATAAGCTATGAGAGGCCAAGGGGTGAAGCAATTAGCTCATGAGCTATGCTCTTGTCTTTGCTCTACATTCCTGACAATATTTATGATTGATAATGTGCACTAATTACTCTAGCTACTGACgctttatattttctatatatgagAGAAGGTATTTTTCTGGGGTTTCTCAGTTGTCTGTCCTCTGCACAGGCTGAGAGTGTAACTCTGGGTCCAAAGACACAGGCTTGAACCACATTTGGGAGCAATGCGAAGATGGCCCCGTTTTCAGTTTACCTGTAAACATGAGGGGTGTGGTGGTAGCGAACGCAAAGACCACCATGCCCAGGATGTTGAAGGACAGGCCGATCTCAGCCACCCAGGTGTCTGCCAGGCAGTACTGCAGAAGTTTTAGGCCCACCAGGCTGGTGAGGTAGGGTATGTGCTGGGCTGCCGAGCCGTAGCCAACCAGCTTGGAGTCCCAGCAGAGGGGTGTGCTCAGCTCATAGAGCGTCATGATGTCTTGAGCCCCAAAGTGCACAGTGACCACAACGAAGATAGCCAATGAGTACAGGGCTAGATGCTTCCTGGACTTCTCTGGGGCTGGGACCGCATACAGCCGGACAATGGATCGGTGATGATGGAGCGTGAAAAGCCTGGTGGACTTTGGCTCCTTCACTGTCTCACCAAAACAGAACGCTGCATACAGAGTCAAGACGATCAACAGGGCCAAAGCCAGCCAGAAGGGGTTGGCATAACCCTGGGCCCGGAGCCAATGACCCCCGAGAAGGCTTGCCAGGGTCCCAGCCACACCAATGCATGCTTCCAGCAGAGCCATGCGGAAGGTGCGACTGTGTTTGGAGCTGACATCCGCCACAGAGGCAAAGCTAGCGGCCAGGAGGCCATTGAAGTCTCCTAGAAGGGCACAAAGGGCTCGGCCAAGCACGAAGAAGCCAACGTGCAGTTGCAACTGCACCACAAAGATGTTCACCACGACCTGGACCAACAGGCCAAGAGAGGACAGCACCAGCAGTGGGCGGCGACCCACACGATCACTCCAGGCTCCCAGGAGGGTGGACCAGAAAAGTCCCACCAGGAAACCGCCCAGGTTCATGTAGAGGGTCCAATGGGAAGTCAGGGTCTCCACTTCCTGTGAAAACAGAATCGCCAGGGCGCAGGCCCTTGATTTAGTTAGCTACCATCATCAACCTGGCAGCTACAGGGTTGAGGTTTTGCTTTGGAGCCCTAAGCCTCTTGAAATGTTCGTTGAACTCGTAAAAAACGGGCCCCGGAGAAGCATTCCCTCCGTCTCCGCACTTGGGTTAACCCTCAAGGCCAGGCATTCTCTGAGTCCACTACCTGCACCCCAAAGTACGGGAGGCCCCCTTTGCTCTAGCTCCGCCCACCACGCCATGTGCGTCCCCTCTCCCAGGGACCCCATCTTCCACAGGCCTCGCCCCGTGCCGTGCTCCGCATTCACAACCCCGTGGTTCCCGCTACCTGCATGACGGGATCCGCGCTTTGGTTCCCGCAGTTTCCCCTGTGGCGCGTGCCATTGTAGCCGAGCTCGGTGCTGAACCGGTGCCACAGGTACTGCGTGGTGAGCGGGCCTTGCAGGACCACGGCAAAGTTGGCCAGGAAGACGACGGGCTCCACGGGGCCGCGGAACAGCACGGCCGCCCCGGGCATACTGCGGGACGACCCCTTGGGTTTCACGCGCCCCTCCATGCACGAACGCGGAGGGGCTGGCACCTCCGAACCAGCTGCCGGAGGCCCGGGTCAGTCAGCACTGTCTGCGCCGGCGCGGgcctcctgctcctctccctgttAAAGTCTGGAGGGGCGGGGCATGAGATCTCAGCCTCCAAAACTTTGGCCTGGGTGCTCTCGGCTGGGTGTAGTCGAGTTAGGATCCTTGCTGGGTGACCTCACTCCAAACAGCGCAAAGATACCGCCTTGCTGCAGCCCTCCCTCCTGGACCCAGGAACACTCAAAAGAATAATTAGAGTATCAATAATTAACATTTATCGAACATTCACTTTATGCTGGGGTCAGAAATTCTGAGTGTATTATCTATCTCGTGGCAACCTTATAAACTAGCCATTTATTGGTCCGAATCCAGAGATGTGGAAGTCAGGTCAATGGGTACGCAGGGCTAGAACGCAAGACTGCTGTGTGGCCTCTACAGCGCTGCCTAGGGGCATCTGTGCATCTGTACAGGGAAAGCTGAAGCCTGAAGGCTCGCACTGGAGCACTTCGCCTGGAAGAAAAGCTGCGTGGAGGCGGGGCCTATTGGCACatgctattaatcccagcacactagaaacagaggcaggtggatctttttttttttttttttttttttttttttgagacagggtttctctgtgacttttggagcctgttctggaactagctcttgttgaccaggctggcctcgaactcacagagatccgcctgcctctgcctcccgagtgctgggatctctgtgactttgaggctgtTTGGTCTACACAGATAATTTCAGACCAATCAAGGCTTTACAGTGAGATCTtatcttgaaaaagaacaagatCTGGTACCTTAAAAGTGCCATTACTATCATTACTATTTGTATATACTttcagaccaggctagcctcaaattcatagagattctcctgcctcaggatcctgggtactggaattaaaggcacgccCCTTTGCTGTTATACTCAATAGCTATGGCTATTAATGACTAGTAGGTTGTCCCTTGCCCCTGCTCCCACCCTGGGAGCCTTTTCTGGTCCTGAAGTTCCCTTAGGGAGCAGAGATGAGATGAGCAAGGGCATGGTTGAGACTCCTGGGTACggtcctgtgcttttttttttttttttttttttttttttttggtttttcgagacagggtttctctgcagctttttttttagagcctgtcctggaactagctcttgtagaccaggctggcctcgaactcacagagacggtCCTGTGCTTTTGTGTGCTCCGGGTTGTAGGAGCTGGGCCAGAAAGCAGATACCTGCACTGTTGTTGAACAACGCCGACTTCCTGCCTGTCGGGGCTTTTGTGTTATTGCCTGAGAAAGGAATTCACAGTAACAGCCctcctcccttcatttcttcGTTCATTCATCTCACACCCTAACTGATGGccgtggaggtcagaacacaACATCGAAGGAAACAGACAaagcctcccccacctccccacctccccacccctaaTTTGACAATTTCTAGATTGAGGGCGAGAGACAAAGACCAGACTGAGTAATCAGTGTAGAGTCCAAACATAACAGACATTTTAAAGAGTATGAATAGGGGCTCCTGGTGCTCATGTGGGGACCTGGGAGCAGAGTCACCAAAGTCCCCAAGAACTACCAGGGTCCCATGTGTCACCTGAAGGGCCCTGATTCTTGGGGTGGAGAGTGGTTTCATTTCTGCCTGGGCTGACCAGTGACTATCATCTTTGAGGCAGTAAAAGTCTAAGGCTCAGAATGAGTGGATGTCAACCCTCACATGGGCTTCTAGAGAGAAGGAATTCTGCTTCAAGTAAGCAGGCTGCTGTGCACATCCGTCCACCACACTCCCCTCTATCCTGGCCCATACAGAGCACAGGAGAGACTGGCTAAAatcgtggttctcaacctgtgggtcaggacccCACAGGGATCCAATAGCAGATATTTGCAGTacgattcgtaacagtagcaaaactactcttatgaagtagcaacgaaaataattctTTGTTTGGGGGTCTCCACAACACGAACTGTATtcgagggtcacagcattaggaagattgagaccCACTGGGCTAAAACCTTGCAACTATTTCCTATATAGGAGCTAAGGTCAGGAGCCGTCAGGGTCTCTCAGAGGAGAGtggggcagggtgtgtgtgtctcGGTCTATGTGTCCATTAACTAAAGGCCTCTCCAGACCCTTTGCGGCTTTCACTTGGTAAACGACAATTCTACACAAGTCTGGCTTGCTGAGTTCACTGGTCTTTTCTACAGGAGCACGGGAGACAGCCGTTTCATCAAAAGGCTCACTCTGGCAGGGATGATGGCCGTCTGGTAGCTGCATAGCCAGAGTCCCCCTTTCAGTCAGCCTTCAGTCTGTATCGTTTTATGCCCCCAGAGGCATCCTGCAGCAGGGGCAGGATTACAAACCACAGGGCGAGGGCCCAGAGGGAGGAAAAAGCCAGACTCTCAGTCGTGGCCCGGtcgtcctccccactccctccttctttgAGGGATGGTCAACATTCCTTGAACATAGCTCAGCCCATCCAGTGATTTCCACTTCACTAGCGAAAGTCAAGTCATCCTGAACGCCACAGTCACCTGGGCCACCTCCACCCTCTCCTGCTCTACCCACCCCATTCTGGcctccccctcccttcactctggtttccctggcctccacagggtCTTTCGAATCTGCCCCTCAATCTTGTTCCTGCACCTATCATTTCGCCTACCTGGAATGCTGTTCTCCCAGACGTCCACGCCACTGGCTGCCCCACCTCTGCTAAAAATGTAGCCTGGCCCTGTGATTTATGACAGCCACTCCCTACCCCTCCTCCTGTTGTTATGAGTCTCTTGTCTGCGTTTGTTGTCTGTCTCCCTTTCCTAGACGCCAAGGATCTTGGGTTCTTCAGTCCTGTATCCCCAGCCACCAGAATGGTACCTCGCACATGGTAGATGCTCTAAAGCTGTTAAGAGGAAAGGGTTCCTCAG containing:
- the Slc46a1 gene encoding proton-coupled folate transporter produces the protein MEGRVKPKGSSRSMPGAAVLFRGPVEPVVFLANFAVVLQGPLTTQYLWHRFSTELGYNGTRHRGNCGNQSADPVMQEVETLTSHWTLYMNLGGFLVGLFWSTLLGAWSDRVGRRPLLVLSSLGLLVQVVVNIFVVQLQLHVGFFVLGRALCALLGDFNGLLAASFASVADVSSKHSRTFRMALLEACIGVAGTLASLLGGHWLRAQGYANPFWLALALLIVLTLYAAFCFGETVKEPKSTRLFTLHHHRSIVRLYAVPAPEKSRKHLALYSLAIFVVVTVHFGAQDIMTLYELSTPLCWDSKLVGYGSAAQHIPYLTSLVGLKLLQYCLADTWVAEIGLSFNILGMVVFAFATTTPLMFTGYGLLFLSLVITPVIRAKLSKLVSESEHGALFSAVACVNSLAMLVASSVFNSLYPATLNFMKGFPFLLGAGLLFIPAILIGVLEKAIPHPDFQQFPQSS